Genomic segment of Gasterosteus aculeatus chromosome 4, fGasAcu3.hap1.1, whole genome shotgun sequence:
ATAAAGATGTCCTCATTCGTACCTAATTCTACTGTGACATTTtcccaaaacaacaactgtaatTGTCAATCAGACTACTTGTAGGTAAGTAGATTTAAAGTCTGTGCCGAGTGTGTTTTTAGCATTGCATTTGTAAATGCCAGAGTTCATTAGCATTGTGTTCTGTATGACCAGACTGCCCTCTTCTGTCATGTGAATCCCCCCCTCCACCGTGAACCGGTTATGTGGAACCAGTGTTGTGCGTCCAGGCAACGTCCATGAAATATCCGGCTTGGGAATACCAGTTGCAACACAATTTAACTTCACTGGTGATCCCCGGTTGGCCCTTGTAATTGAGGTCAACGTATTAGTTATTTGTGGTGGAAAAACCATCACTGCAACTGGGTATGATAGAGTTGTAGAGCCAAAAGAGTTGGAGGCTTTACAGATGTATGTTCCCTTGTCAAAAGTGGCAACCTTCCTGAGTTGCAGGGTCCCATTTGGAAATAGAAATACTCGGCCAATGGATTGAGGTTTGTCCAAAACAAGACCATTTGGTAGTGTCCATATGATTGATGCCTGCGGCCAGCTATCCACCGTGCAGGGCAAATTGAGATTAAGGCCGTACGTGATCTTCATACCACCTGGAAAAGCAAAGTTACAACAGTAAGTCAATTTCCTGCAGTAATCTCACATACCTGAGAACTCTGGTCAAATTTCCCATCACTTTGATTGATCACTTTGACTTTttactttgatttattttcccctttGGCAGATCTGAACAAACAAATCATACTACTGACCAAAACACCCACACCAAGGCCAAATCCTAACTCCCCCTAAATCGCAAGCCCTGAACCCTGAGGGACTGGACTGATGTCAGCAGTAACTGAGTGTGAgtctgtgagggctttaaatggtATAAATATGAATGGGACCGCACTTTGTTTTCACATGTCACGTCACCCAGACAActtaaaaaatatgatttaaaattgagggtatttatttaatactttttatGCTCTGATTTAAACGTCTTTCAGGCTTTTCCTTGTGAGATGAGAGGCGAATTTTAAATCTTGTTTTACGTTTTCTTTCTCCAAAATTGCTTCGATGACAAAATGAATAAGTTAATAAATATTGTGTgatttcctgtcttttttttctccatcttcaaacttaaatgtttttatgtattAATTTTATTATGACAGTGTGCACACCTATAACACACTTGTGCCAtcctttatttaccttttttcaCACCTCCTCTATGCTTTCACTTTTTTGAGGTCACATTgaaatgacttgtgggtaattctcTTGGGCTCACGAGTAGGAAGGAAAGTGTTCATAAATATCTCAAAATGTCTTCCTGACAGCCCACAAACACTCAGCGATTAAACAACGGGACAGCCCTACCTCAAGGAGCTGGCCGGAGCAAGCCTCAAAGTCTGTGAGTGTGTAAGGGTGCCAATTGGGATTGGGCACAAAACCCATTAAAAGAAAATTGGGAGTTGTTCTGGAATCTGGAAAGAAAGACTCTCTTCGGGACTTTCTTGCTAAGAAAGGAAGCCAATGTGaatgtgctaaaaaaaaaatgcagttcaAATGACCTCTTGAGGCTCGCTCCAAAGGTCAGTTCCTATAGACGCCAATGGttaaatatttggggattcatATTTATATCTGTTTTAAATTATATAAAGGTTTCATGGAatatttttaacaaatgttGTCTGCCAAGATGGAAAACTGTGACAAGGGTGAACTTCTGGGTGAAAGACACTATCTGTATATTTTATAAAGTCTTTGGCTCCCGCCTAATACGTTGAATCAATCAGGTGATTAAATGCTTTCACTTTTAGTGATGCACTTTGAATCATTTAAATTTTTTCCTTGTTGAATAAACCAAACCAAGGGGAAAACACAAATCCTTAACTTGACCAAACTAAGGtgatttctgtattattatttcGAGATGAACATCAAACATACCTGTAGATCCTCTGATCACTGGCTTCCTGCCCGACTCCAGCGCATAACGTTTCTCTGCTTGTCCTGCCACATTTTTTGCCAGGCACCGGTACACTCCCTTATCACTTGCAACTGGTCGATAAATCCTTAGAGTGCCATTACCCAGATGATGTGTGAAGCGTTGGAGTCTAACGCCAGGCATTAACATTGCCCCATTGGGTAGAACCCATGCAAACTCTGGGTTTGGCTTGCCACGAGCTGAGCACTCCAGAAACAATTCCCCAACATCTTGCTTTATTGGTAAGATTTCAATATTGGGAACAGCAAAACTTGGTTTCTCTGCTATAGATGAAACATCTAATTCAACCAAAAGAGAGGCTTCACCCAGATTGTTTTGGGCCAGACACATGTACCTCCCTTCGTCGGTTTTCCTCACTCCTCTCAGCTCCAAGCTCCCATTCCGGTGGACTTCGAAGCGACCACCCTGGTAAAGTGATGGGAGCGAATGTCCATAAGGAGTGACCCATGAGACTCTTGGTTTGGGTTTCCCTTCCACTGTGCAATCCAGAAGCGTTGTCTGATAAGAAACAGCTAAAGCCTTTGTGGTACTCCTCCCTTTCAAGCCATTAATAAAAGGTTCCTGGAGTTCAGCTTCTAGTTTCATGTTTTTGACATCATCACCAGCAGAATTCTGTGCCACACATGCATATTTTCCTTCGTCGGCCAGTACGACCTTTTTCACCACTAACATCCCATCATCCATTACCTGAAATTTTTCTGATGAGAAAGATATCACATCATTCGTGGGTGAGATCCAGATGATCTTTGGTACAGGttcacctgttgcttgacaacTCAACTGAGCTGATTCTCCTAACTTAACCGTAACCAGTGCTGGTGATTTTGGGTAAATTTTTGGAGCGTTCGGCCCCACTTTGacactcacttttttttcatccttgcCAAGTTTGTTTTTGGCAAAACAAGTGTAGTCCCCCTCGTCTCTTTTGCCCATTTGCTGTAGAAGTAAAGTCCCGTTGCCAAAAATAACATAACGGCGGTTGCGAAGGCCACTGTCATCTGATTGGAGGGCATTGTTGATTAAAGTTCCATCTGGGAGACTCCAAGAAACTTCTGGGTCAGGAAGGCCTGTTGCAACACAGTCCACCTGAAaagggaaacaaagaaaaatgagtGTATGAATTTGAATGAAAGGATTATTCTAGCCTAATTTCTACCTAAAGATCTCATTGGTTAGCGGTGCTTATTCTATTATTTAAATTGGTTTAGAGTTGTGGACCTAAACAATTATTGACCCTATACCGTGTCCGCCCCACGGCCACTAAAGTTATTTGTAtcaaaggtaaacaaccgaggagtttaCCTAAATAACTTAATCAAAGTTAAAACCAATAATGCAACAGTCCAACAAAATAGGAGAGATAAAGGTGGACTATTAAATATTATAATTTAATTTCTATCAACTAAAGCTGATTTAGTCAATTAaataatatcagatcaccatgttgatctattttgtcttactgaaacgtggctGTCAAATGGAGAATATGTCACCTTAAATGAAGCGACCCCTccaagtgtcacggtgtggttttatttcctgtcttattttgtagtttctgcttcttgtcttcctgggtaacttcacttcctgccttgtcctgtcatcccctgtgattgtcagattgtttccacctgtgtccaatcacctgcacctccctagtgtatttaacctgtgtgtgtctcttgtcacttgtctaTTGTCCCGGATGTTCCTAGTTCCTGCCGGCGTTTTttgccctggttcctgtgtgtgtttttgccccctgGGCTTCTTGcttttttggtatttttgactattaaagtctttttgtgtttcgaaaactctgcatttgagtcctgcctccccgcatccctgacaccaAGTCATGATATCACATTGAGGTGGAGTAGCAGCTATTATTGACCTTAAACCTAAACTGGATTATAACACATAAGCCTGGTTCTCCTTGCATCCAGTCTGGAAAACAATGCAGCGGGTTCTCTTTGTTGTAGTATACAGGGCCTCAGGTGCTTATTCAGAAATTCTATCTGAATTTTcagagtttggtccttaaaacggacaaagTAATGAGGTGATTTTAATATTCATGTGGATGTCAATAGCGACGGCCTTGGTACTCCGTTTCTCTTGTTGTTAGATTTAAATGGTTTATTTCAGAGTGTACAAAAACCTAATTATTGTTTTAATCACACCCTTGACCTGGATCTGCTGTATGGTATCGGGATAGAActgcaagagcatcttattactcatcgttaatagagaaaaatgaaaacaaccccaggtttctcttcagcactgtagccagactgacagagattCAGATCTCTGTCAAGCcatgtattcctttggacctcagtagtaaCAACTTCCTGAACTTCTTTAATGATACGATTTTAACTAGAGAGAAAATgtatggtctcctgccttcaaccagtgttGATCATCTGACTTCTACAATTTCTGTgtctaaatcttctacctgTCTCTTGGGAGTCCGACTaggctgcttaaggaagtttttcctttagttagcacgtctTTAGTGGATATTATCTGTCTCTGTTGATAGGACACGTACCACCGTCcatgaaacatttgaattataTTAAAGGAACCGCATTCTGCTGATTTAAGTTGCATTTATGGGATCAATCCCAGTTAGTGTTTGTAAATGGTCAATCCTCAATGACCACCAGAGTTCTgtgcttggaccgattttatttaccttataaatatatgcttcctttggccGATGTTATCAAATAATATCGCAGAAACTTACAGACTGTACGGTCTATAAAGTTTGGGAAATGTATTTTACCTTTgctgaaaagtttaaaaaatatattttttctcattttgtcaagTCATTGAATTTTGTCTTGAACTAAAGATACTTATAGACAGCGCTGCAGTCCTGGAATTGTGGGGCACTTCTTAAGATCATATCTCctcttcactctctctgtcttcatGCATTTGTGTCTCATTAATACACATGATTAACTTTGCCTCTTTCCCGAGTCGTTGTGCTTTCctgcctcacaggtttccatggatcacgTATATAACTTTGGAATATGAGACGCATATCTTATTATAgaatcaaatgtatttgtaaacaTCTTAAAAATCTAAAATCAACAACGACCATCCTATGTTAGGTCAAATTTGCGCTAGCTCACAAAAATACCTGGAAATTTTCTCCAAAGGTGACCTTGGTTTGTGCAGTCCTCACTTGTTCAATTCTAGGAGGGGTCATTAACACATCCACCTGATGAAgtgaatatatgaataaataagataaaataCATCAGTGAAAGCTTGGGAAATACAGAGTATTGATCATTTAATGACCCACTTTTACAGATTTTGCCcacacaaattaaaagcattctCTTAATTGAGGAAGGACATGATTCTTGACATGTTAGACATCTTTAGCTTGACTTTGACACGCATTAACAAAGAAGGGATACTGAATGACAAAGAAGGAAATTAACCAAACACTAATAGAAGGCTGGCTAAAGCCTGCTCTGTTCATACTTGGAAGAGCTCCATGTCCTCCCCATTGGGTCTCTGAAAGACACACAGATAATTTCCACCATCTAGCTCAGTTAGCTGAAGTATCCTCAGAGTCCCATTCTGGAACACTTTAATTGGTCTATCCGGACTGCAGGCAGACAGAAGAACAAAtttcaatgaaaacaaaaatattatttttataacagTCAGTATTTTGAAGATTTATATGTGTACAAAGGTATGTAACCTGTATCGATGATCCATGATGGTCTTGGAGGGAAGCTGCCAGATGGTCCCTATTGTGGATCCAGTAGACTCAGGACAGTGGAGGTACACAGCAGAACCGTACATAGCTGAGACAGAGTGCTGTTGCGATGGCACCCCATGGCGTTGAGTTGAAGGGATggaaagaggaggtggaggctggcgGGAGAAAGAGGGGGTATCTGCGCTCAGCTCCAGCTGGACAGATCTTTTGGCCATGCCTACAGCATTAGTGGCCAAACACTCATACCTGTGGGAAGATTGACAGCAGCCTGGTGAGCTCAGAGCTATGGTACAATTTTCAAAATTACCTGAAAACTTTGAGTTGAATTATACATTTCTATTACGTGGGGCAGTAATACTGTGCTACACAACCTTGACTTACAATGTAATGAAaggaaagtcaaataaaaataaattacatttggtAAGTCCTAATTACAAATGCATCTTTGTGAGGCTGATGGGGATCCTATTTAGTCAATAATCAAAGCATTATGATAACCCTTACCCATAAAGCTTTAGAGGGAATTCAGACCTTGATTAAGAAGATAATTTGAAGGGATTAGATGATTAAAAATACATTCCGATTGCCAGGAAAGTCTACTAAAACCAGAAACCATATCTTATGAAACAGTATAAATGTTTAACTAAAGATTTGACCAGAAAGAGAAAATCATGAGTAATATCAATACACATCTCACCTCCCTGTATCAGCTGGTATAATATTCTTCACATACAGCGTCCCATTGGGGAAGACAAACAGCCTGCGACCAAGAAACTGTGACGGTTTTACATGGCCGCCCCCCGGGAGCATCCATTTCAGAGCAGGCACCGGTTCGCCCTTCACAGAGCAGTGAACATACACACTCCTGCCTGGTTGAATGGGATTTTTTTCCAGTTTAGATTGAAATGATTGACAAATTATGTATCGTCTTTCATTACCGGCGAGACCAAACATTCTGTATTGGGAAGTTTAGGAATGTTAAAGTTCTATACTATACCTGGCTGAATGATCATGGTATCCATTGCTGGTTCACTGATGCTTGGCGGCAGAGCGGCCACGTGGAGATGATAAGTGACGGTATCAGCACCTGCTGCATTGCTTGCGATACATTTATAGTCCCCTTTGCTGGAGAAATTTAGAGAGTGAATTTGCAATGTTCCGTTTTGAAGCAGAGACATTGGAGAAAGGGGAGTGTGAATAGTCCCGACTTCCCGCACAAAAGTCCTGTCTGGAAGAATCCAGGAAATTTGGGCAGGTGGTTTACCCGAAGCAAGGCAGTCTAGAGTCATACTTTTCCCCAAGTAGACGGCTATCTCTGTGGACTTAGGCGGATGGATCTTTGGAGCCTCAGTCTGCACAGCTAAGGTGATGACCATGCGATCTGATCCAAAGCTGTTCTGGGCCGTGCAGAGGTACTGGCCTCGATCCTGGAGCTGGATGCTTCTAATAACAAAAGTTCCATTCTTTAAGACTTCAAAACGGGGGCCATGCTTGCTGTTGGCAGTTATGGTGGCACctgagggggatgggggggggggggggacaaagaaaCTGATACTTAGAGGTTTGAACTCTGGATGGTAATTGTCATGATTATTCctcatttgaaaatgtgtctctctctgAATGTACAAAGTGATAGTATCTACATAGACAACTCGGCAGGCAAACCCAAGATTAacaatttcatttgaatttcagCTTGTTTTCTCTCGCCCTCTTTTGTCACCTGTGGAGACTTTGGTCCATGCAATGCTGGGTTCTGAATTCCCTGTTGCTTTGCAGTGCAGGAACACATCACTCTCCGCCAGTACTGACACGCTAGCGGTGGTCACAGTGGTAATACGGGGCTTGAGCCCACCACTTCCAGCTCCCAACACCCATGGGTAAGGAGGCACAGCTGTGGGCCACCGAGAGCTAACTTGTCCAGCTACAAAGAAGTATTTCATTATCActgtataaaaatatattgcaCAATTCTAAATACATTGCTTGTATCCTTTCAAATGGGCCCTTACCTCCAACAGGCCACCGACCTCCATAAAGCACCCCAGAGGTGGGCTGGGTAGGACGAGGGGTTGAAATTAACCCAGaaaatgataatgatgaaggTTTAGCAGGGCTCAAAGATTGCGGCTTGTGAGTGTAAGAAGCAGTGGGTGCTGATTGCTTCCGGATATAGGGTTGATGTGGAGATGGAGGATTGTGGTAGTCAATGCGAGGTTTAGGTGTCACAATCCTCCCCAGCTGAGTGATGCGTTCGAGCTGAGcctggaaaaataaaagtaatcaATTATTATAATACTAACCCATGTACCTGAAAATAAATCGCATCTCTGAGAGCTGGTTCATTATTTTCGTCATCAAAAATCCCGGGTTTTTAATTTTTAggtggagtttttcctgtgctggtgtgagggttttgggacagaggagactgtaaagccctctggggcaaatttgtaatttgcgatttgtTTTCAGGGTATATCCAGTATTTCAAACTGATTCAGCAGTGAAACAGGTTCAACACATAAGGAAGTCTGCATTCTGGCATTCAAGGGAGAAAACGTAGGAATTAACAACCCTTTTCCTGTAAAGCCGGGTAGGACGTAATTCACTATAACAattattaaaaagcaaaagcgCTATGTGTATACATTCAGTATACCTTCAGCAGCTAGCATAGCAGTGCTGACTCTGGTTAATCATGGACTAACATACTCTGCCTTGGTTAGCTCTGCAGGTTTTTACGTGGAATAGTTACGTTTGGGAAATATGTATTGCCTTCCAAACTCTCTGGGTAACAAGTATCTCCATTAGATACATTTGACTATGACTAGCTTGACATGAAAGAACAGCCTcaacatggtaaaaataaaaaataattgcaaGTGATCCTGTGGTGAACAGTGGGTTAGTTGTCAGAAACTGGTTAGAGCTGCCTGAAGCTATGGTACAATTGGCCAGTCTGGGTTTAAGGGGTGTGTTATCAAAGCACTATTTTGCTTACTCACTTTGTGAACATTAAGATGCACAATAAGATTGGCCgtataaaaactaaaacaaccaTTTATCCTACCTGTCTGTATCTGTTCCTCAACCTTGATAGAAAAAGTTGGTCTCTGGTTTGGGTCCTGCCATCAACATGGTGATTTTGATGTTGGTGCTGTGACAGATGGGGATTGGAGAGTGTTTTTCCAGAGAGCGTAGGTGCGGGCTTCACAGTTTCTGCGACAACTTCTGGTCGGTTTGTGACAACCAGGTTTTGAGCCCAGGGATGGGGGAGAGCCCAGGGTTGGTGCGTAGGTGCAGGGTGGGTGCCAGGACCTAAAGAACAATAATTCTGTCAAATAAACATATATGCACTCCAAACAGTATTAGAGAGATTCATCATTATATAATACCAATCAAAGATAATGTTATAATATTTTATTCACACTATATTTATTATAcatgttttgttctttatttactACCTACTTCGACCTGTCACCTTTGGTCATCATCTTATTTCAAAAGTGTATTTTTACACCACAACTTTCTTACCATGCCTTGTATGAGGAATTGAACTTTGGCCAGGGTAGAGTGGGTAGTAAGGATGGTGTAAAGGCCaccgggaggtgggggggacttTGGGAGGCTGGGAATGTCCACCCGGGTTCACTTTGCCTTGCTttgctgtgtttctgtcttGGTTTGTCCTGGAAGCAGGAGTTTGTCCGACTCCCTGTTTGAGCTGATGGAGCCAGGGGTGAACTGGCTCCACGACTTGGAAACTGTGGATCTTAGTCTTCACTTTTGGCTTGTTGGCATCTTTatcctctttctgtttgagtTCTTTTTCTCTACTTCTTGCTGAATTTAAAGTGGAAGTAGTTCTTGCATGGATGGGTATATTTTCTTCTGGTGAAGGTTGTGTGTTAGGTTTTGGTCTAATTGTTGTGGTTAACTGGATGTTATCCCCTGTATTGTAATCCTCTGTAACCTGatccttatcatatttttctgtGCCTTTCAATCTGCCTTTggtgttgatgttgatgttttcttccctttccaTTGCTCGTATTACCTCCATTCCACTCTCTCCAAGATTTTCATTGTCCCTGCCCTTTTTATCAGTTTCAATTATAGTCTTCATGCTCTCAGATTCCGTAAGCTTCAttgtgtctgtctccctctcttcaaCAGGTCTTTCATTTGGATGTGGAGGCCTATCAAGCTTTGACCTGACAATTGATTTTGGATTAAGCGGAGAGCTACCGAGATCTTTTTTTCTAGCTGGTGATGTGGCAGTCCTGCTCTCAATATCTGTGGCATGAGGGGTTTCACTCTTCAAATCTCCATCACTATCCTTGTTTTCATATTCTTCATAGTATTCACCTTTATCTTCCTCTTTCACATACTCAGCAGATAAGATGTCTTGGTTCTTCATTGTGGTTGGAACAAgtattgctgttgttgttgttgttgttgtagatgtagtagttgtagtagtagtagtggttgGTGTTGTTGGGGTGATGGTTGTTGGTTGAACGGTTGTTTGGTGATTGTTTGATGAATGATATAAGGGATGTCCGTGTGGAcggaatgttttcattttgggtTTTCTACGCCTGTAAGGAGGCCTTCTTCTGTTTGTCTGACCTGGAACAAGTATGTCCTCCCTTTTACCCTCTATAGACTGCTTACTTGCTGACTGATCAACTGTCAGACGATTTCCAACAGCAAGAGGGTCTGTGACTGCTTTTACAGTGTCTGCCATCCCACCAACACGGTGGGGGCTTGGTTCTGTACTTCTGGGAGGCAGAAGTTGTAGAACCTCTGGCAGACTTTCAGATCGCTCTGAGTCACATATTTTATTCTCTGTAGAATAAGCTTCAGTCTTAGATTTTGTGTTGGTGGGAAAACTATTTGGTTCCTCCATGGTATCAGTAGGGGTGGCAGTAGGGGGTAAGGTGTTAGCATCCATGGAAATTGCTGTagcagttgttgttgtcggTTTGGAAGTACTTGTTTGGATAGTTTCTGTGCTGGGCTCTGGAAGGGACTGCTCTGGGGGCAAAGTAACACTTGGTCTAGCATTAGCTTTAGCCAAAATGTCTGCCCACCGATTTGGATCTAATTCTTTCACAGATTTATTGGGTTTTCTCTTTGAAACTTTAATCCTTGACGTCTTAGAAACCCTGTTATGATTCCTTTGTGGAGTTCCTGCCTTAGGGATCTGTGTAGCAAAAGAACGTATAATTTCCTGATAATCTCCCCCCGaac
This window contains:
- the LOC120818069 gene encoding matrix-remodeling-associated protein 5 isoform X2, whose amino-acid sequence is MALWWCANSFRRLAATCFPLLFSSLLWQTICPLRAILPCPRSCSCPGVKEVHCTFRHLTTVPKTFPKDTERLNLGYNSLTEVEGSEFKSLRQLEMLMLHGNDISTVHPGAFYSLRSLQILKLSYNKLKSVNPGLFEGLIGLIRLHLDHNLIDFIEPYSFSGLSSLKLLQLEGNLLKEIHPHTFITVSLLGSFWTSGLKHLHLSDNLLEQLPAAMLKTAPRLEVLSLHGNPWTCDCQLHWLIEWSSTHEGVIKCKKERGSSDTCPQCSSPQPLNETLLLGLTPAQLTCERPVLRSALKQWDNPVWAASESEPDLPYTRDFEKPLGHLTIVLSDSHGNSAHVACDVRHPGDSSPITWTVNPQSPGELSVNVSLVTVLECEIDRETLQNLWQLVAYYYESPAILERGGLKGNASRVTYQYVQAVNDNSPYFTELKGYLLAEPSWLLQPRVTLRLNRQQTTTKKLVMDFTTVITKHINRDRGSEDALEMSWALIRRGTAGRVQTALEGSKVHLECIVVTSDPELRVEWMLTDLSIVKDATDKIEISERGELVILNATLSDSGLYHCMVRTKAGVDLIPLRLTIKELSLTPTALNGQKIVVEKGQSFFIPCEVTSVKPSQTMWYLPKNKILLPTQQTRRTEVMENGTLVVRRLTQEDAGEYTCLASNLYGVDMISHLVEVTERENSPQTSKKQILPFASEEGEGSGGDYQEIIRSFATQIPKAGTPQRNHNRVSKTSRIKVSKRKPNKSVKELDPNRWADILAKANARPSVTLPPEQSLPEPSTETIQTSTSKPTTTTATAISMDANTLPPTATPTDTMEEPNSFPTNTKSKTEAYSTENKICDSERSESLPEVLQLLPPRSTEPSPHRVGGMADTVKAVTDPLAVGNRLTVDQSASKQSIEGKREDILVPGQTNRRRPPYRRRKPKMKTFRPHGHPLYHSSNNHQTTVQPTTITPTTPTTTTTTTTTSTTTTTTTAILVPTTMKNQDILSAEYVKEEDKGEYYEEYENKDSDGDLKSETPHATDIESRTATSPARKKDLGSSPLNPKSIVRSKLDRPPHPNERPVEERETDTMKLTESESMKTIIETDKKGRDNENLGESGMEVIRAMEREENININTKGRLKGTEKYDKDQVTEDYNTGDNIQLTTTIRPKPNTQPSPEENIPIHARTTSTLNSARSREKELKQKEDKDANKPKVKTKIHSFQVVEPVHPWLHQLKQGVGQTPASRTNQDRNTAKQGKVNPGGHSQPPKVPPTSRWPLHHPYYPLYPGQSSIPHTRHGPGTHPAPTHQPWALPHPWAQNLVVTNRPEVVAETVKPAPTLSGKTLSNPHLSQHQHQNHHVDGRTQTRDQLFLSRLRNRYRQAQLERITQLGRIVTPKPRIDYHNPPSPHQPYIRKQSAPTASYTHKPQSLSPAKPSSLSFSGLISTPRPTQPTSGVLYGGRWPVGAVPPYPWVLGAGSGGLKPRITTVTTASVSVLAESDVFLHCKATGNSEPSIAWTKVSTGATITANSKHGPRFEVLKNGTFVIRSIQLQDRGQYLCTAQNSFGSDRMVITLAVQTEAPKIHPPKSTEIAVYLGKSMTLDCLASGKPPAQISWILPDRTFVREVGTIHTPLSPMSLLQNGTLQIHSLNFSSKGDYKCIASNAAGADTVTYHLHVAALPPSISEPAMDTMIIQPGRSVYVHCSVKGEPVPALKWMLPGGGHVKPSQFLGRRLFVFPNGTLYVKNIIPADTGRYECLATNAVGMAKRSVQLELSADTPSFSRQPPPPLSIPSTQRHGVPSQQHSVSAMYGSAVYLHCPESTGSTIGTIWQLPSKTIMDHRYSPDRPIKVFQNGTLRILQLTELDGGNYLCVFQRPNGEDMELFQVDVLMTPPRIEQVRTAQTKVTFGENFQVDCVATGLPDPEVSWSLPDGTLINNALQSDDSGLRNRRYVIFGNGTLLLQQMGKRDEGDYTCFAKNKLGKDEKKVSVKVGPNAPKIYPKSPALVTVKLGESAQLSCQATGEPVPKIIWISPTNDVISFSSEKFQVMDDGMLVVKKVVLADEGKYACVAQNSAGDDVKNMKLEAELQEPFINGLKGRSTTKALAVSYQTTLLDCTVEGKPKPRVSWVTPYGHSLPSLYQGGRFEVHRNGSLELRGVRKTDEGRYMCLAQNNLGEASLLVELDVSSIAEKPSFAVPNIEILPIKQDVGELFLECSARGKPNPEFAWVLPNGAMLMPGVRLQRFTHHLGNGTLRIYRPVASDKGVYRCLAKNVAGQAEKRYALESGRKPVIRGSTGGMKITYGLNLNLPCTVDSWPQASIIWTLPNGLVLDKPQSIGRVFLFPNGTLQLRKVATFDKGTYICKASNSFGSTTLSYPVAVMVFPPQITNTLTSITRANRGSPVKLNCVATGIPKPDISWTLPGRTTLVPHNRFTVEGGIHMTEEGSLVIQNTMLMNSGIYKCNAKNTLGTDFKSTYLQVV